The window GAACTCCTGAACCCTGAACTGCATTTAGATAACCATCACCCGAGCCAATAAATATTATTCCATCCATTGCTATCGCTGCAGACCAATCAACACCTCCTCCTATCAAGTAACGCCATTTGAGGGTACCATCCCGAT is drawn from candidate division WOR-3 bacterium and contains these coding sequences:
- a CDS encoding PQQ-binding-like beta-propeller repeat protein, with the translated sequence RDGTLKWRYLIGGGVDWSAAIAMDGIIFIGSGDGYLNAVQGSGVLANSPWPKFKHDNQNTGRVGGGVGGGKGRKFEGKVSTNN